The window AGCAAGTTCCACCGGGCCAGCCTGCCGGAAGCCCCAGATGATCAGAAGCAGGATCCCACCGATGATCAGCAGCCAGAAGAAGAGGGTCAATATTCCCGATAAGCCGGCGGCGCCCCAGCCCCAACCTCCCATCATCCAGGGTCCCATCGTTTCATTCCACCCCGGTCATTTTCGCAGTCGAGACCGGAAGCGGGCACGACGATCAGCGCACCGATCATCGAGTCAACTCCCGAGCTGCGACCATCGGTGTTCTTCCGCCCCCTTACATCCCTCATTATATGAATACTTCCTCCGGGGGGCCTTAGGTGCCAACCGTTGCGAAGACGACCTGAGCGTAGCAGGGCTGTTGCACGGCACACCAGCGCCGGGGTCGAGTATCTAAGGTCACACGGCTACTGATCCCCGTGGTCGACATGGTGTTTCTCGCGGGTTCGTTGGCGGCACGCATAGCCGACGCATGCCTTAGCACGTGACGGTGCCACCGATCGTTGACCTCGAAGACCGCGACGAGGGGCCTCCACGTCCACATCGAGCCCGGTCTCCTCGCGGATCTCACAGGCCACTGCGGCCGGGATCGGCTCGAAGTTCTCTGGCCGTCCGCCCGGAAACGACCCAGTACCCGAGTCCACGTCGTGGGTGCTCGATGAGGAGGACTCCTTCACCGCGGACGATGACAACGCTTCCTCTCCGACTTGGCACAGACCCCGCTCCGTTCCCGACATCCTTACCGGCGCATTTGAAAACATGTATAGCCCCTACCGGTATCGGCAGAAGCCATCAGCCCAGGCTCCCTGGACGATTCGGCGGCTTCCATCGCACTGCGCTTCCGTTACGGCACGACCATCACCGAATAACAGTCCGTGGACGCTCTCGTCGATCGCTTCCCGCACCTCGCCCTCCAAGTCGCAAACTCTCGCGCCCGCACAACCGCGGGCGCCACGACCGCGCTTGGCCCGTGACGGGCAAGATCGAGCGCAACCCGCAGCGCCTCACGCGCCGGCTTCGATCCGTCATAGCCAACCAGGATCTTGAAGATCGACGCCTCGACCGCCTGGACGGTAACGCCCACTTCCACGATATCGTCTCCGGGCGCCGCGGTCCTTCCACGGCGGCGTTTCGACACGGCGCGGTGCGCCGGCGGCGGAACTGGAGACGATGGAGATAACGTTTTCAGAAGCGTATGATGCTTCCTGTGAAC is drawn from bacterium and contains these coding sequences:
- a CDS encoding NUDIX domain-containing protein is translated as MFSNAPVRMSGTERGLCQVGEEALSSSAVKESSSSSTHDVDSGTGSFPGGRPENFEPIPAAVACEIREETGLDVDVEAPRRGLRGQRSVAPSRAKACVGYACRQRTREKHHVDHGDQ
- a CDS encoding universal stress protein, with the translated sequence MEVGVTVQAVEASIFKILVGYDGSKPAREALRVALDLARHGPSAVVAPAVVRAREFATWRARCGKRSTRASTDCYSVMVVP
- a CDS encoding SHOCT domain-containing protein, with protein sequence MGPWMMGGWGWGAAGLSGILTLFFWLLIIGGILLLIIWGFRQAGPVELASHRPLDIVKERYARGELTHEQYEQMRRDLE